One Mycolicibacterium parafortuitum DNA segment encodes these proteins:
- a CDS encoding alpha/beta fold hydrolase encodes MVLAIPEKGLVVDARPMRLVLAAAMLCSWAVIGLSAGVAHADDDTSGSTASSAATSQTDRVDRVPAKPSRPARSSADSGTSEGAETSGDGTDSRTTETTRNRAKEAEEADEVADAADEVAEEVVELRPRTPLRTAAIDDAAGAENPADTAETSTAPPVRPTLGRQLAGGVSDVGTIVVSVVHAAAMAVAEAVGPDAFYGVPHLLATIVANTAAAVGRTLVGGRLHEPGADQHSVGYGLLDMRGLFDPTKPPPGANDPTTTVTDEHPLPVILLNSTVLTQGVNWYAGAPALAAAGYKVYTFNYGNVTSNPRFPLQSIADIRKSAAELDAEIDRVLIETGAPQVILIGHSQGGGALPSYYINAMGGAAKVSQLIGIGPGHHGSDFMGLVGLVLKLPILRQLYIGISEAIAPAIYQQSVGSPFLDEVYGDGDTRPGVLYTNISTVYDEVATPYTNQALDGPNVTNIVLQDRHPGLLLGHLNMVTSPLTWAVVLEALAANPAANRVPLTVAA; translated from the coding sequence ATGGTCCTGGCAATCCCGGAGAAAGGCCTGGTGGTGGACGCACGCCCGATGAGACTCGTGCTGGCCGCGGCGATGTTGTGCTCCTGGGCGGTGATCGGACTCTCGGCAGGTGTCGCCCATGCCGACGACGACACCTCGGGGTCGACGGCGAGCTCGGCCGCCACCTCGCAGACCGACCGCGTCGACCGGGTGCCGGCGAAGCCGTCGCGCCCGGCGAGAAGCAGCGCCGACAGCGGAACGTCGGAGGGGGCCGAGACCTCCGGGGACGGCACGGACAGCAGAACCACCGAGACCACCCGCAACCGGGCCAAGGAAGCGGAGGAAGCCGACGAGGTAGCCGACGCAGCCGACGAGGTAGCCGAGGAAGTGGTCGAGCTTCGACCCCGCACACCGCTGCGCACCGCGGCCATCGACGACGCAGCAGGGGCCGAGAACCCAGCAGACACCGCGGAGACGAGCACCGCCCCGCCTGTTCGCCCGACGCTCGGCAGGCAACTGGCCGGCGGGGTGTCCGACGTCGGCACCATCGTCGTGTCGGTGGTGCACGCCGCCGCCATGGCGGTCGCCGAAGCCGTCGGCCCGGATGCGTTCTACGGTGTGCCGCACCTGTTGGCCACGATCGTGGCCAACACCGCGGCGGCCGTCGGCCGCACGCTGGTCGGCGGACGGTTGCACGAGCCGGGCGCCGACCAGCATTCCGTCGGCTACGGCCTGCTCGACATGCGCGGGTTGTTCGATCCGACGAAGCCACCGCCCGGCGCGAACGACCCGACGACGACGGTCACCGATGAGCATCCGCTGCCGGTCATCCTGCTGAACTCGACGGTGCTGACCCAAGGTGTCAACTGGTATGCCGGCGCGCCCGCGCTCGCCGCGGCGGGCTACAAGGTCTACACGTTCAACTACGGCAATGTGACCTCGAATCCGCGCTTCCCACTCCAGTCGATCGCCGACATCAGGAAGTCCGCCGCCGAACTCGACGCCGAGATCGACCGGGTGCTCATCGAAACCGGAGCCCCGCAGGTCATCCTGATCGGGCACTCACAGGGCGGCGGCGCGCTGCCGTCGTACTACATCAACGCCATGGGCGGCGCCGCGAAGGTCTCGCAGCTGATCGGGATCGGGCCGGGCCACCACGGCAGCGACTTCATGGGTCTGGTCGGTCTGGTGCTGAAACTGCCGATCCTGCGCCAGCTCTACATCGGGATCTCCGAGGCCATCGCGCCCGCCATCTACCAGCAATCCGTCGGCTCCCCGTTCCTCGACGAGGTCTACGGCGACGGCGACACCCGGCCCGGCGTGCTGTACACGAACATCAGCACCGTCTACGACGAGGTCGCGACCCCGTATACGAACCAGGCACTCGACGGTCCGAACGTGACGAACATCGTGCTGCAGGACCGCCACCCCGGACTGCTGCTGGGACACCTGAACATGGTGACCAGCCCGCTCACCTGGGCCGTCGTGCTGGAGGCACTGGCGGCCAATCCGGCGGCCAACCGGGTGCCGCTGACCGTCGCGGCCTGA
- the tpiA gene encoding triose-phosphate isomerase, which yields MSRKPLIAGNWKMNLNHFEAIALVQKIAFSLPDKYFDRVDVTVIPPFTDLRSVQTLVDGDKLRLTYGAQDLSQHDSGAYTGEISGAFLAKLGCTFVVVGHSERRTYHGETDELVAAKAQAAHKHGLTPIVCIGEQLEVREAGNHVEFNVNSLRGSLAGLSAEQIGQTVIAYEPVWAIGTGRVASAADAQEVCKAIRDELANLASPEIAAGVRVLYGGSVNAKNVGEIVAQGDVDGALVGGASLDGEQFATLSAIAAGGPLP from the coding sequence GTGAGCCGTAAGCCGCTGATCGCCGGCAACTGGAAGATGAACCTGAACCACTTCGAGGCGATCGCGCTGGTTCAGAAGATCGCGTTCTCGTTGCCGGACAAGTACTTCGACCGGGTCGACGTGACGGTGATCCCGCCGTTCACCGATCTGCGCAGCGTGCAGACCCTCGTCGACGGCGACAAGCTGCGGCTCACCTACGGCGCGCAGGATCTGTCGCAGCACGATTCGGGTGCCTACACCGGCGAGATCAGCGGCGCGTTCCTGGCGAAGCTGGGCTGCACGTTCGTCGTCGTCGGGCACTCGGAGCGGCGCACCTACCACGGCGAGACCGACGAGCTGGTCGCCGCGAAGGCCCAGGCCGCGCACAAGCACGGTCTGACGCCGATCGTGTGCATCGGCGAGCAGCTCGAGGTGCGCGAGGCCGGCAACCACGTCGAGTTCAATGTGAACTCGCTGCGCGGGTCGCTGGCCGGGCTGTCGGCCGAGCAGATCGGCCAGACGGTCATCGCCTACGAGCCGGTCTGGGCGATCGGCACCGGCCGGGTGGCCAGCGCTGCCGACGCGCAGGAAGTGTGCAAGGCCATCAGGGACGAGTTGGCCAACCTCGCGTCGCCGGAGATCGCCGCCGGGGTGCGGGTGCTCTACGGCGGCTCCGTCAACGCCAAGAACGTCGGCGAAATCGTCGCCCAGGGTGACGTCGACGGCGCTCTGGTCGGTGGTGCGTCGCTCGACGGTGAGCAGTTCGCCACGCTGTCGGCGATCGCCGCGGGCGGCCCGCTGCCCTGA
- the gap gene encoding type I glyceraldehyde-3-phosphate dehydrogenase has translation MTIRVGVNGFGRIGRNFFRALDAQKAEGKNTDIEIVAVNDLTDNATLAHLLKFDSILGRLPYDVSLEGEDTIVVGDTKIKALEVKEGPAALPWGDLGVDVVVESTGIFTARAKAQGHLDAGAKKVIISAPASDEDITIVLGVNDDKYDGSQNIISNASCTTNCLGPLAKVINDEFGIVKGLMTTIHAYTQDQNLQDGPHKDLRRARAAALNIVPTSTGAAKAIGLVLPELKGKLDGYALRVPIPTGSVTDLTAELSKSATVDEINAAMKAAAEGPLKGILKYYDAPIVSSDIVTDPHSSIFDSGLTKVIDNQAKVVSWYDNEWGYSNRLVDLVGLVGKSL, from the coding sequence GTGACGATCCGGGTAGGCGTGAACGGTTTCGGCCGTATCGGACGCAACTTCTTCCGCGCGCTGGACGCGCAGAAGGCCGAAGGCAAGAACACCGACATCGAGATCGTCGCGGTCAACGACCTCACCGACAACGCCACCCTGGCGCACCTGCTGAAGTTCGACTCGATCCTGGGCCGGCTGCCCTACGACGTGAGCCTCGAAGGTGAGGACACCATCGTCGTGGGCGACACCAAGATCAAGGCGCTCGAAGTCAAGGAAGGCCCGGCGGCCCTGCCCTGGGGCGACCTCGGTGTCGACGTCGTCGTCGAGTCGACCGGCATCTTCACCGCCCGCGCCAAGGCGCAGGGTCACCTCGACGCCGGCGCGAAGAAGGTCATCATCTCGGCGCCCGCCAGCGACGAGGACATCACCATCGTGCTCGGCGTCAACGACGACAAGTACGACGGCAGCCAGAACATCATCTCCAACGCGTCGTGCACCACGAACTGCCTCGGCCCGCTGGCCAAGGTGATCAACGACGAGTTCGGCATCGTCAAGGGTCTGATGACCACGATCCACGCCTACACCCAGGACCAGAACCTGCAGGACGGCCCGCACAAGGATCTGCGCCGCGCCCGCGCCGCCGCGCTGAACATCGTGCCGACCTCCACCGGCGCCGCCAAGGCCATCGGCCTGGTACTGCCTGAACTCAAGGGCAAGCTCGACGGCTACGCGCTGCGCGTGCCGATCCCGACCGGCTCGGTCACCGACCTGACCGCCGAGCTGAGCAAGTCGGCCACCGTCGACGAGATCAACGCCGCGATGAAGGCCGCCGCCGAGGGCCCGCTCAAGGGCATCCTGAAGTACTACGACGCGCCGATCGTCTCCAGCGACATCGTCACCGACCCGCACAGCTCGATCTTCGACTCGGGTCTGACCAAGGTCATCGACAACCAGGCCAAGGTCGTCTCCTGGTACGACAACGAGTGGGGCTACTCCAACCGCCTCGTCGACCTCGTCGGCCTGGTCGGCAAGTCGCTCTAA
- the whiA gene encoding DNA-binding protein WhiA, which yields MTAEVKDELSRLVVNSVSARRAEVASLLRFAGGLHIVSGRVVVEAEVDLGIIARRLRKDIYDLYGYNAVVHVLSAGGIRKSTRYVVRVAKDGEALARQTGLLDLRGRPVRGLPAQVVGGSVADAEAAWRGAFLAHGSLTEPGRSSALEVSCPGPEAALALVGAARRLGVSAKAREVRGSDRVVVRDGEAIGALLTRMGAQDTRLTWEERRMRREVRATANRLANFDDANLRRSARAAVAAAARVERALEILGDSVPDHLAAAGTLRVAHRQASLEELGRLADPPMTKDAVAGRIRRLLSMADRKAKQEGIPDTESAVTPDLLEDA from the coding sequence ATGACAGCCGAGGTCAAGGATGAGCTGAGCCGCTTGGTGGTCAACTCGGTGAGTGCCCGCCGCGCCGAGGTGGCCTCGCTGTTGCGGTTCGCCGGCGGCCTGCACATCGTGTCGGGTCGCGTCGTCGTCGAGGCCGAGGTCGACCTCGGCATCATCGCGCGCCGGCTGCGCAAGGACATCTACGACCTGTACGGCTACAACGCCGTCGTGCACGTGCTGTCGGCCGGCGGGATCCGCAAGAGCACCCGCTATGTGGTGCGCGTCGCCAAGGACGGGGAGGCGCTGGCCCGCCAGACCGGCCTGCTGGATCTGCGTGGCCGCCCGGTGCGCGGCTTGCCGGCCCAGGTCGTCGGCGGCAGCGTCGCCGACGCCGAAGCCGCTTGGCGCGGAGCGTTTTTGGCCCACGGTTCGCTGACCGAACCCGGCCGCTCGTCGGCGCTGGAGGTCAGCTGCCCCGGACCGGAGGCGGCGCTGGCACTGGTCGGCGCGGCACGGCGGCTCGGGGTCAGCGCGAAGGCCCGCGAGGTGCGCGGCAGCGACCGGGTGGTGGTGCGCGACGGCGAAGCCATCGGCGCGCTGCTGACCCGGATGGGTGCCCAGGACACCCGGCTGACGTGGGAGGAGCGGCGCATGCGCCGCGAGGTGCGCGCGACCGCCAACCGGCTCGCCAATTTCGACGATGCGAACCTGCGGCGCTCGGCCCGTGCCGCGGTCGCCGCGGCCGCCCGGGTGGAACGCGCGCTGGAGATCCTCGGCGACAGCGTGCCCGACCATCTCGCCGCCGCGGGCACGCTGCGGGTCGCGCACCGGCAGGCCTCGCTGGAGGAGCTGGGCCGGCTCGCCGATCCGCCGATGACCAAAGATGCTGTGGCAGGCCGGATTCGGCGCTTGCTGTCGATGGCAGACCGCAAGGCCAAGCAGGAGGGCATCCCGGACACCGAGTCCGCGGTGACACCGGACCTGCTCGAAGACGCCTGA
- a CDS encoding phosphoglycerate kinase → MGIKSLDDLLSEGVSGRGVLVRSDLNVPLDGGTITDPGRIIASVPTLKALSDAGAKVVVTAHLGRPKGEPDPKFSLAPVAAALGEKLGRHVQLAGDVVGSDALARAEGLTDGDILLLENIRFDPRETSKDDAERLKLAKALVELVGPDGAFVSDGFGVVHRKQASVYDVATLLPHYAGKLVAAEVKVLEQLTSAGERPYAVVLGGSKVSDKLAVIENLATKADSLIIGGGMCFTFLAAQGLSVGSSLLEESMIETCRKLLDDYGDVLHLPVDIVVAEKFAADSPADTVAADEIPDGKMGLDIGPESVRRFSALLANAKTIFWNGPMGVFEFPAFAAGTKGVAEAIIGATAKGAFSVVGGGDSAAAVRQLGLAEDGFSHISTGGGASLEYLEGKTLPGIEVLEN, encoded by the coding sequence ATGGGGATCAAGTCACTCGACGACCTGTTGTCCGAGGGTGTTTCGGGCCGGGGCGTGTTGGTGCGCTCCGACCTGAACGTCCCGCTCGACGGCGGCACGATCACCGACCCGGGTCGCATCATCGCCTCGGTGCCGACGCTCAAGGCGTTGAGCGACGCCGGTGCCAAGGTCGTCGTCACCGCGCATCTCGGTCGCCCCAAAGGTGAGCCGGACCCGAAGTTCTCGCTGGCACCGGTGGCCGCTGCGCTCGGGGAGAAGCTCGGCCGGCACGTGCAGCTCGCCGGCGACGTGGTCGGCAGCGACGCGCTGGCACGCGCCGAGGGCCTGACCGACGGCGACATCCTGCTGCTGGAGAACATCCGCTTCGACCCGCGTGAGACCAGCAAGGACGACGCCGAACGGCTCAAGCTGGCCAAGGCGCTGGTAGAGCTCGTCGGCCCGGACGGTGCGTTCGTCTCGGATGGTTTCGGTGTCGTGCACCGCAAGCAGGCCTCGGTCTACGACGTCGCGACGCTGTTGCCGCACTATGCGGGCAAGCTGGTCGCCGCCGAGGTCAAGGTGCTCGAGCAGCTCACCAGCGCAGGCGAACGCCCCTACGCGGTGGTGCTCGGCGGGTCGAAGGTGTCGGACAAGCTGGCCGTCATCGAGAACCTCGCCACCAAGGCCGACAGCCTCATCATCGGCGGCGGCATGTGCTTCACCTTCCTTGCCGCCCAGGGGCTTTCGGTGGGCAGCTCGCTGCTCGAGGAGAGCATGATCGAGACCTGCCGCAAGCTGCTCGACGACTACGGCGACGTGCTGCACCTGCCCGTCGACATCGTGGTGGCCGAGAAGTTCGCCGCCGATTCGCCGGCGGATACCGTCGCGGCGGACGAGATCCCGGACGGCAAGATGGGCCTCGACATCGGCCCGGAGTCGGTGCGCCGCTTCTCCGCGCTGCTGGCCAATGCGAAGACCATCTTCTGGAACGGCCCGATGGGCGTCTTCGAGTTCCCGGCGTTCGCGGCGGGCACCAAGGGAGTCGCCGAAGCCATCATCGGTGCGACCGCCAAGGGCGCGTTCAGCGTCGTCGGCGGCGGCGACTCCGCGGCCGCGGTGCGTCAGCTCGGCCTGGCCGAGGACGGTTTCTCGCACATTTCCACCGGTGGCGGTGCGTCGCTGGAATACCTTGAGGGCAAGACCCTGCCCGGCATCGAAGTACTCGAGAACTGA
- a CDS encoding gluconeogenesis factor YvcK family protein — translation MSSPRIVALGGGHGLYATLSAARRLTPHVTAIVTVADDGGSSGRLRNELDVVPPGDLRMALAALASDSPHGRLWATIIQHRFGGSGALAGHPIGNLMLAGLNEVLADPVAALDELGRILGVKGRVLPMCPMGLSIEADVVGLESDPRVSRAIRGQVAIATTVGKVRRVRLIPPDPPATHQAIDAIMNADLVVLGPGSWFTSVIPHVLVPQLIAALQATRARRALVLNLVAEPGETAGFSVERHIHVLAQHAPGFTVDDIIVDSARVVGDRDRDQLRRTASILGAEVEFADVSRPGTPLHDPARLAAALEGVRRRGMSADPEEPAATAQPTQTVNEPRGDDPWR, via the coding sequence ATGAGCAGCCCCCGCATCGTCGCGCTCGGCGGCGGCCACGGCCTGTATGCGACGCTGTCCGCCGCACGCCGGTTGACCCCGCACGTCACCGCGATCGTGACCGTCGCCGACGACGGCGGCTCGTCGGGGCGGCTCCGCAACGAACTCGACGTGGTGCCGCCCGGTGATCTGCGAATGGCGTTGGCGGCGTTGGCATCCGACAGCCCGCACGGCCGGTTGTGGGCCACCATCATCCAGCATCGCTTCGGCGGCAGCGGTGCGCTGGCCGGCCACCCGATCGGCAACCTGATGCTCGCCGGCCTCAACGAGGTGCTCGCCGACCCGGTCGCCGCACTCGACGAACTCGGCCGCATCCTCGGCGTCAAGGGCCGGGTGTTGCCGATGTGCCCGATGGGGCTGAGCATCGAGGCCGACGTGGTCGGCCTCGAATCCGATCCGCGGGTCAGCCGCGCCATCCGCGGTCAGGTGGCGATCGCGACCACGGTCGGCAAGGTGCGCCGGGTCAGGCTGATTCCGCCGGATCCGCCGGCCACCCACCAGGCGATCGACGCGATCATGAACGCCGACCTCGTCGTCCTCGGGCCGGGCTCGTGGTTCACCAGTGTGATCCCGCATGTGCTCGTGCCTCAACTGATCGCGGCGCTGCAGGCCACCAGGGCCCGGCGCGCACTGGTGCTGAACCTGGTCGCCGAGCCGGGGGAGACCGCGGGCTTCTCGGTGGAACGCCACATCCACGTGCTGGCCCAACATGCCCCCGGCTTCACGGTGGACGACATCATCGTGGATTCGGCGCGGGTGGTCGGTGACCGGGACCGCGACCAACTGCGTCGCACCGCCTCGATTCTGGGCGCCGAGGTCGAGTTCGCCGATGTGTCCAGACCTGGTACACCTTTACATGACCCGGCGAGGTTGGCCGCGGCCTTGGAGGGCGTTCGCAGGCGGGGCATGTCGGCCGACCCGGAGGAACCCGCTGCGACAGCGCAGCCCACCCAGACAGTGAACGAACCGAGAGGTGACGACCCGTGGCGATGA
- a CDS encoding ABC transporter substrate-binding protein: protein MTTLRVGVAYPDPPFNAMPGHTGLEIEVMTALADAIGEDVEFIPYDCADLDAIFDHLAAGEFDCVVGGITVTPERQARAAFLPPYLVAGQGLAVDTDRLPQVRSVDDLDGLTIGVQRGSTSERIASDLVAAGKAARVRVYDYGAISTAIADLVTGGCDAVMKLAPALAELVREVPQVDLVQRGLSVEDIAIAVNPDNQQLLARLQVAQAELEDDGTLQRIRRRWLGNPYVDQSLGVL, encoded by the coding sequence ATGACGACGCTGCGAGTCGGGGTGGCCTATCCGGATCCGCCGTTCAACGCGATGCCCGGACACACCGGCCTGGAGATCGAGGTGATGACCGCGCTCGCCGACGCGATCGGCGAAGACGTCGAGTTCATCCCCTACGACTGCGCGGATCTCGACGCGATCTTCGACCATCTCGCGGCGGGGGAGTTCGACTGCGTAGTCGGCGGGATCACCGTCACCCCGGAGCGGCAGGCCCGCGCCGCGTTCCTGCCGCCGTACCTGGTCGCGGGCCAGGGACTCGCCGTCGACACCGACCGGCTGCCGCAGGTGCGCTCGGTCGACGACCTGGACGGCCTGACGATCGGAGTGCAACGGGGCAGCACCAGTGAGCGGATCGCCTCCGACCTCGTCGCGGCGGGTAAGGCTGCGCGCGTGCGGGTCTACGACTACGGCGCGATCAGCACCGCGATCGCCGACCTGGTCACCGGCGGCTGCGATGCGGTGATGAAGCTGGCGCCGGCGCTGGCCGAACTCGTCCGCGAGGTCCCGCAGGTCGACCTGGTGCAGCGCGGCCTGTCGGTGGAGGACATCGCGATCGCGGTCAACCCGGACAACCAGCAACTGTTGGCCAGGTTGCAGGTGGCACAGGCCGAATTGGAGGACGACGGCACCCTGCAGCGCATTCGCCGCCGGTGGCTCGGGAACCCGTACGTCGACCAGAGTCTGGGCGTCCTCTGA
- the ppc gene encoding phosphoenolpyruvate carboxylase: MPHASDSPDTTLEPIGAVLRTQVGREATEPMREDIRLLGTILGDTVREQNGEDVFDLVERARVEAFRVRRSEIDRADMAKMFDGVDVHRAIPVIRAFTHFALLANVAEDIHRERRRRIHEAAGEPPQDSRLAATYLKLDKAGLDADTVADALVGALVSPVITAHPTETRRRTVFDTQHRITELMRLRLHGHDTTPDGRDIEQELRRNILTLWQTALIRLSRLKIQDEIETGLRYYEAAFFEVIPQVNAEVRAALQDRWPGAGLLEEPIVRPGSWIGGDRDGNPNVTADVVRLATGSAAYTAFAHYFAEFAALEQELSMSARLVHITDDLAALADSCHEPARADEPYRRALRVAHARLTATAAQILDRRPEHELDLGMEPYASPGELLDDLDVIDESLRAHGSAVLADDRLARLREAVRVFGFHLSGLDMRQNSDVHEEVVAELLAWAGVHPDYTSLSEDERVEILAAELSTRRPLIGVDAELSELARKELDIVSAAARAVHVFGPQAVPNYIISMCQSVSDMLEAAILLKEAGLLDVSSEHPYAPVGIVPLFETIDDLQRGSSILEAALDLPLYRRMVSARGDSQEVMLGYSDSNKDGGYLAANWALYRAELDLVESSRKTGIRLRLFHGRGGTVGRGGGPSYDAILAQPPGAVQGSLRITEQGEVIAAKYAEPRIAHRNLETLLAATLEATLLDMEGLGGLADSAYAVLDDLAARAQRAYGELVHETPGFVEYFKASTPVSEIGALNIGSRPTSRKPTTSISDLRAIPWVLAWSQSRVMLPGWYGTGTAFEDWISEDENRLEVLQDLYRRWPFFSTVLSNMAQVLAKSDLGLAARYSELVEDEDLRRRVFDKIADEHTRTIRMYTLITGQDDLLADNPSLARSVFNRFPYLEPLNHLQVELLRRYRSGDEDELVQRGILLTMSGLATALRNSG, translated from the coding sequence GTGCCCCACGCTTCGGATTCGCCTGATACCACGCTGGAACCGATCGGGGCGGTGCTCCGCACCCAGGTGGGCCGGGAGGCCACCGAGCCGATGCGCGAGGACATCCGGCTACTCGGCACGATCCTCGGCGACACGGTGCGCGAGCAGAACGGCGAGGACGTGTTCGACCTCGTCGAGCGCGCCCGCGTCGAGGCCTTCCGCGTCCGGCGCTCGGAGATCGACCGGGCCGACATGGCCAAGATGTTCGACGGCGTCGACGTCCACCGGGCCATCCCGGTCATCCGCGCGTTCACCCATTTCGCGCTGCTGGCCAACGTTGCCGAGGACATCCACCGCGAACGCCGCCGTCGGATCCACGAGGCCGCGGGGGAGCCGCCGCAGGACAGCAGGCTGGCCGCGACCTACCTGAAACTCGACAAAGCCGGACTCGACGCCGACACCGTCGCCGACGCGCTGGTCGGCGCGTTGGTGTCACCGGTGATCACCGCGCATCCGACCGAGACGCGCCGGCGCACGGTCTTCGACACCCAGCACCGGATCACCGAGCTGATGCGGCTACGGCTGCACGGCCACGACACCACCCCCGACGGCCGCGACATCGAGCAGGAGCTGCGCCGCAACATCCTCACGCTGTGGCAGACCGCGCTGATCAGGTTGTCCCGGTTGAAGATCCAGGACGAGATCGAAACCGGATTGCGGTACTACGAGGCGGCGTTCTTCGAGGTGATCCCCCAGGTGAACGCCGAGGTGCGGGCCGCGCTGCAGGACCGCTGGCCCGGTGCCGGGCTGCTGGAGGAGCCCATCGTGCGTCCGGGGTCCTGGATCGGGGGCGACCGCGACGGCAACCCGAACGTGACCGCCGACGTGGTGCGGCTGGCGACCGGCAGCGCCGCCTATACGGCGTTCGCGCACTATTTCGCCGAATTCGCCGCGCTGGAACAGGAACTGTCGATGTCGGCGCGGCTGGTGCACATCACCGACGACCTCGCCGCGCTCGCGGATTCCTGCCACGAGCCCGCCCGCGCCGACGAGCCGTACCGCCGTGCGCTGCGCGTCGCACACGCACGGCTGACCGCGACCGCCGCGCAGATCCTGGACCGCCGGCCCGAGCATGAGCTCGACCTGGGCATGGAGCCGTACGCGTCCCCCGGCGAACTGCTCGACGACCTCGACGTGATCGACGAGTCGCTGCGCGCGCACGGCAGTGCGGTGCTGGCCGACGACCGGCTGGCCCGGCTGCGGGAAGCGGTGCGGGTCTTCGGTTTTCACCTGTCCGGACTGGACATGCGGCAGAACTCCGATGTGCACGAGGAAGTCGTCGCCGAACTGCTGGCGTGGGCTGGGGTGCATCCGGACTACACGTCGCTGAGCGAGGACGAACGCGTCGAGATCCTGGCGGCCGAGCTGAGCACCCGGCGGCCGCTGATCGGCGTCGACGCGGAACTGTCCGAACTGGCCCGCAAAGAACTCGACATCGTCTCCGCGGCCGCCAGGGCCGTGCACGTCTTCGGGCCGCAGGCGGTGCCGAACTACATCATCTCGATGTGCCAGTCGGTGTCCGACATGCTCGAAGCGGCCATCCTGCTCAAGGAAGCCGGCCTGCTGGACGTGTCCTCGGAGCACCCGTACGCGCCCGTGGGGATCGTGCCGCTGTTCGAGACCATCGACGACCTGCAGCGCGGTTCGTCGATTCTGGAAGCCGCGCTCGACCTTCCGCTGTACCGCCGGATGGTCTCCGCGCGCGGCGACAGCCAGGAGGTGATGCTGGGATACTCCGACTCCAACAAGGACGGCGGCTACCTGGCCGCGAACTGGGCGCTCTACCGCGCCGAGTTGGACCTGGTGGAGTCGTCCCGCAAGACCGGGATCCGGTTACGGCTGTTCCACGGGCGCGGCGGCACGGTCGGGCGTGGCGGAGGCCCGAGCTACGACGCGATCCTGGCCCAGCCGCCCGGTGCGGTGCAGGGCTCACTGCGGATCACCGAGCAGGGTGAGGTGATCGCCGCGAAGTACGCCGAGCCGAGGATCGCGCACCGCAACCTGGAGACGCTGCTGGCCGCGACGCTGGAGGCCACCCTGCTCGATATGGAGGGGCTGGGAGGGCTCGCCGACAGCGCATACGCGGTGCTCGACGACCTCGCCGCCCGTGCGCAGCGCGCGTACGGCGAACTGGTGCACGAGACACCGGGGTTCGTCGAGTACTTCAAGGCCTCGACGCCGGTCAGCGAGATCGGCGCGCTGAACATCGGCAGCCGGCCGACGTCGCGCAAACCCACCACGTCGATCTCGGACCTGCGGGCGATCCCGTGGGTGCTGGCCTGGAGCCAGTCGCGGGTGATGCTGCCGGGGTGGTACGGCACCGGGACGGCGTTCGAGGACTGGATCTCCGAGGACGAGAACCGGCTGGAGGTCCTGCAGGACCTGTACCGGCGCTGGCCCTTCTTCTCCACCGTGCTGTCGAACATGGCGCAGGTGCTGGCGAAATCGGATCTCGGCCTGGCCGCCCGCTATTCCGAGCTCGTCGAGGACGAGGACCTGCGGCGCCGGGTGTTCGACAAGATCGCCGACGAACACACCCGCACCATCCGCATGTACACGTTGATCACCGGCCAGGACGACCTGTTGGCGGACAACCCGTCGCTGGCGCGTTCGGTGTTCAACCGCTTCCCGTATCTGGAGCCGCTGAACCACCTGCAGGTGGAGCTGCTGCGGCGCTACCGGTCCGGGGACGAGGACGAACTCGTCCAGCGCGGCATCCTGCTGACGATGAGCGGGCTGGCGACCGCGCTGCGCAACTCCGGCTAA
- the secG gene encoding preprotein translocase subunit SecG — MQLALQITLVVTSVLVVLLVLLHRAKGGGLSSLFGGGVQSSLSGSTVVEKNLDRVTLFVTGIWIVSIIGMALSIKYGV; from the coding sequence ATGCAATTGGCTCTGCAGATCACCCTGGTCGTGACCAGTGTCCTGGTCGTGCTCCTGGTCCTCCTGCATCGCGCCAAGGGTGGCGGTCTGTCCAGCCTGTTCGGTGGCGGCGTGCAGTCCAGCCTGTCGGGCTCGACGGTGGTCGAGAAGAACCTGGACCGGGTGACGCTCTTCGTCACCGGCATCTGGATCGTCTCGATCATCGGCATGGCGCTGTCCATCAAGTACGGCGTCTAG